One part of the Helicoverpa armigera isolate CAAS_96S chromosome 3, ASM3070526v1, whole genome shotgun sequence genome encodes these proteins:
- the LOC110372935 gene encoding uncharacterized protein LOC110372935 — MTLHWWMHWFWVTALLTIHASSGRSFAAPQSEELQHISADTELDRRLSERQGRAMYYTKTPVTTQTSNTTDNQTDRPPEIIVTNTTDPNKTEEIVHPAIQWTAVNITDMSNVTQAPSINVTVPPFTNLTDTQNTTFASKKRNLTRPDFVKDGGGNVAESRIVTEKPLSLETTFLQTRIPPNVESSRRVIDQGEGGMDTGAIAGISFAALVLAALAGSTAFVLYRRRYLNKPQTLNDKCSNPDSSGYLDDSTIRDNSEEMYSLDNDSFLNSLEAMTIQNYWTDTVKHTKL, encoded by the exons CGAGCAGCGGGCGAAGCTTCGCAGCGCCCCAATCCGAGGAGTTGCAGCACATTAGCGCTGACACGGAGCTGGACCGACGACTCTCAGAGCGCCAAGGCCGAGCCATGTACTACACCAAGACACCAGTCACCACGCAGACCTCAAACACGACAGACAACCAAACAGACAGACCACCAGAAATTATAGTCACAAACACAACAGACCCAAATAAGACGGAAGAAATAGTACACCCGGCCATTCAGTGGACGGCAGTTAACATCACAGATATGAGTAACGTTACTCAAGCCCCTAGTATAAACGTGACGGTCCCTCCGTTCACGAATTTGACGGACACGCAGAACACAACGTTCGCGTCCAAGAAGAGGAATCTGACCAGACCAGATTTCGTGAAGGACGGTGGAGGGAATGTGGCAGAAAGTCGAATAGTGACAGAGAAACCTTTGTCATTGGAGACCACGTTCTTGCAGACTCGGATACCACCGAACGTAGAATCTTCTAGAAGGGTGATAGACCAGGGTGAAGGGGGGATGGATACTGGAGCTATAGCTGGCATATCGTTTGCTGCGCTGGTTCTCGCAGCTTTAGCTGGAAGCACTGCCTTCGTGCTGTATCGACGGAGGTATCTGAACAAGCCACAGACTTTGAATGACAAGTGCTCGAATCCCGATTCGAGTGGATATCTTGATGACAGTACTATAAGA GATAACTCCGAAGAGATGTACAGCCTGGACAACGATTCGTTCCTCAATTCCCTAGAAGCGATGACCATTCAGAACTACTGGACGGACACCGTCAAACACACCAAGCTGTGA